In Esox lucius isolate fEsoLuc1 chromosome 3, fEsoLuc1.pri, whole genome shotgun sequence, the sequence atgtAACATATGAAACAAAttgttataataaaattaataatttgCCTTTATACGGTTCTAAAGCACACGTGAATAGTTTTTGTCCATTATATGATTGGGGTCCCAGGTTTGACTGATGGCCTGCGTGAAACAGCACAAGGAACCATGGCAGAGTAGATGTTGATGCAGACAGAGTTCGTAGACAGAGCATTACAGCTCAGCCATTGCATAAACAGGTTAATGTGGCTTGATGTGATGAGCATCATAGTCCTATTAGTCCTTATGGAATGAATGGTTGGTTGTTAAGGGCCATAGCACAGGGAAAGACACCCTTCAGTTGCCAAGATTTGATCATGATTGATTTGTACTACAAGCCTGCTGGAGGGCAAATTTTGGTATGTCACGTGCACAcacccaaaaaaacaaacaggcgcTAAAACAATCTCCAATTTGTAGTAGAGCAAAGAAACCTCATCATTCTGGATTTTAACCTCATTTCCCATGGAATCCAATCTGCTGTAGACCTAGACTGTCGTCTCTTCTTACCTAATGGCTTGCTAGCTGAATCTTTAAACTGAAAGTTGAACCCTTGGTTCCAGCTTCAGACAGAGATCAATCCCATTGAATCTTCTATTTGGGAATCTAACCCCTTATTGTTTATTTAGAGTTTGTTTCAAATGAGTTGGTACTGACACAACATCAAGGTTTATTGAGGCGTTTGAACACTCTCCCCTTCCATCCTCTTTCTCTATTCCTGTGGTTAGGTACTGTTCTTACCCTGAAGCGCtccatctccacctcctcaAACTTCCCAGAGTAGGACGTTCCAGCACAGTTCACAAGCATGTCCACCGGACCAAGCTTCTCTTGACACTAAATGGATTAAATGATATTGGTGCAGTCACTCACAAAGAATTAGATTGAAGTTTCATGATATGAACACCCAGTAATCAACATTAACCTGCTTAATCACACTTTCCACCTGCCCGTAGTCCTTGGATACATCAACAGATATGCAGAGAACCACCTGAGGTGAAGAGAAATAGCAGAATAGACATTGCATAAGCAATAAGTTGACAATTAATTGTTTTCATACATCAAGGAAGAATAAATTAAGTAGCTACCTAATACATACCTGCTTgtcattaattgcacatttctCCACTTCTTTTTTTGCTTGGACTAACTTACTCTAaatgaagacaaaaataaacaataacttACAAATGTACTGGCTGGATAAAGTACAGGAGAAATAttgaacatggatttctgtgAATAATTCCACTAACCTCATCTCTTGCCACTAGTGTGATGAAGGCTCCTTGTCTGTAGCACTCCATAGCAATGCTTTTCCCTATTCCACTAGAGCCTCCAGTTACCTGCAAGTTCATGGGTGTTGAAGTCAAAAAAGGGGGTCAAAGTACAACTTATATGGCCTCttcataatgtaaacatttcttGTATGAAAATTACGTTTAGTAATTTTGACAAACTAGCCGACAATTATAACAGATTTTATAGTAGACTAAGCATTGACAAGTTACAAAAGTTACAAACCACATAAGGCAATGTTGCCATTCTCTAGCTACATAGctatttattaaattttttggcAAAtctaataatgtattttaaactgTCTTTACAAGCCGTTCATTACTTGTGGGCGTGTCAAAACTAAATTAGCTTCTGCATGCAAGCATTATTTACTTGCGAAACACCAGGCTTCACCTATAACACCCTGGCACTACAAGAATATACCATACTGTGCAATGGTTATTGTATAACAATGAACACTTACCACGACGTGGGCCCCGTTTAATTTCAGAGGTTTGGGGCTAATCAAGGGGGATATCATATACAACAACAATACGAAAGCTACGATGAATGCAGCAACAACTAAAAGCATAATGAAAGGCAAAAGGAGCCACCAGGAATTAAAAAATAGCCAATCCGTGATCGTTGAACTCAATCCTTCCTCAGAGGACATGAGGGAAACTGGCAGTTTGGTTAGCTTGGTAGCTAAAGGTAGCTGGTTTTGGACTCGCGAATGTCGGGGTTGGTGCTCGTCAAAGGGGAGGCGATAAATCACAGAGGCGGAGTTTTCTAGCAGTATATTTGGCAGCGAGTCATGAGGCTTTCACCCAAGATAAAATGCTGTGGTGGTCCTTGGATCTACGATCTAGCTCTTTTCCTACCTATCACCATGTACCAAAACAAAACTACTTTAAACGGATGCGAGAATTTGTATGCTCTAGGTCTTTGTAGTCTTTATAAAGCGAAGTAGACGGTCACCTGACTGAAGTTTCATGATTAAGGACAACACTTCCCAAAATGCATTGGTTCCTTGTAGTTTGTGGACATATTTTTCCTACCGACAAACCGCTTGAGAAAATGCTATCAAATTAATATTCCAAAATGTCCCTAGAATCCTTAATCTGCACCTTTAGACAATACTTAACCATGTACAATCTTTgtagtaatgtttttatttacataagcATGTAAAGGAAAACTAGAAATATGGATATGTTCTGAATTACTATGCTATTCACGCCAATACAAAAACGGTATCATTCCCTACACACTTCTAAAGtgattttaattaaaaagaCAACTCTAAACTTGACCCCAACCATTTGAAAGATTTGTCTTAGGAATACCCCCACTTTAAGTGCATCAGATTACAGTATAGGTATATACTCTTAATAACTGTTTACATTAAATGtgcaaatatattacatttcgtagcaacaatgacaaaacacaaTATATAGCGATGTCTTACTTGATATCAACttccaattaaaatgtttaaaccaAAAAACTATGTGATCTTGCCGTTTGTTTAGAAGGCACATGGTGTAATTGCCACTTAAAATTGCCACATTGAGTATATTATTAGAACTGCATTTCAAATAACAAAAGGTACATGATGCTATTCTTCTGTCCCCAAAATTCCAATTTCAGTTTACCTCTAAAATCCTATGCAGACCAACATATCAGACCTGCTGCTTCTTCAACCCTGTTAAGACAATATGACTGGATGTCAGTAAGGCATCTTTGTCTGGTAGTTCTTATTGGGACCATTAAAGTCATACAATGAATACATGAAGGAAATATGTAGGGTATGTATGGTTTGGGGAAGGGTATTTAGTCCTCAGGTGCCACTAGTCCAGTACCTTTGGTGAATGGGAGTTTGATTCATAATGACAAACACTGAGTAGTCTTTTTTTTATGATGAGGAAAAACAAATGGACAATTATAACATGTCCCAAATCAGTCCACATCCTGAGTATCACAAATGTCTTATGTAGAAGAACACATCTCTGTGTACAtagaatgacattgatacatttGCGGTGCTTTAGCTTTCCAAAACCTGGCTTTACCACCACCTAAAAACTACAAAGGCTTAATTTCCcctaataatattttaaaaataaccaTTAAGCAATTTTAAGCATTTTTACTTAATGGAGCACGGAGCAAGGAGCTACTGTATATATGCATGTCCATATAGTATCCActagattaaataaaaaaaataagtatctTGTGTATAGAAAAGGATTATAAGGGTTGTCGGCAGGCTGGCCTAGTGGTTAGGAGCATAGGACCAGGATCCTacaggttgctagatcaaatccctgagccgaCAAGATAAACACACATGTAATTCTGCCCTCAAACCAGACAGTTGTCCTGAACAGCTCCCAATACTCCTAATGTGTCACGCGCCCACACCCCGATGGTCACATTTTAGTTGGATCTTGCATGCAACTGACAACCAAAATGTAATTCTTTAATAGAAATGAAAAGTGAGATGTAATTTGATTGATGGCGCATGGACTGGTACTTGGAAACTTAGCTCATATTTATTGGGCAAGTTAAATATGCATGTTCCAAAGAGCAGCATCCTAATTTGTTAAGTTAGCATCCACACCATACATTTCCAGATCAAACTCAAATGTGTCAGGTTGGGTTCGTCCGACGACTGTGTAGAAGATATGCATGAGTAACATCAATGCTCCTAATTTCCATGTagctttccatccatccatcaatcaAATCGAACTCCAACATGTTGTAGTGAAAAGATACATAATCCTTTGGACCTGGAGGGGCATCTAAGAAACAATCACCCACTGGTGACACCAACAAACAAATGGAGTACAACCATAGAAAAATTATTGACTTATGTGGGAACGTCAGTCAAACTAGTAATTCTATTTCTGTTAGCAGAACAGTCCGACAACACACACCTGTGACGATCCAACAGAGAAGCCCAAGAGGAGAGTGggacagaaacagagggagataaTATAAGGAACACTTCACAATTATAATCTTTGTTTTGGCTATGATGCCATGTTTAGCCCTCCTGACCAAAGTCCTCTGTgaattttttcagtttttccaaaTCCTGCTCGTTGACGGTTGGCTTTGTATTGGTCAGAGACCTCAGCATGTCAGACTGCCACAGGAAGGAAAAAAGGTTATgatcattttagaaatgttacaATTTGCGTGAAAATGCTGTTTTTGAATACTATATtaaactaaaaaaaatatatgttgataTTTGACTTACCATACTAACAACTGGCTCTGAAAGCTTTTCCCCAGGGACGTCCATCCAGTTCATCTCAATGGCATTTGGGTCTCCCGGGGAGCATGGGGTCAAAAGGTCATCAACTAAAATGTTGGGGTCATCTCTTGACGGCCCTCGTACCTTTAATGCAGCAAAGACCATTGCAATGAGTTAAATACAGTCACGCAGCACAGTTTACCATCACACAAGCATCAGAGCAGGGCAACAATGTTCTGCACCTGACATTCGGAGTATCAAGCCTTggagtgaggtcagagaaacatAACCGGCTGTGTCTCTGCACGCacatgtttgtgttgaactATCAATAAGTGGCTGTAACACTGACGTAAAGAAGGTAGCCATCTTCTGAGCGACAACCAAAAGGTAAGAAGCAAGCTAACCAACTGTCAAACTCGACAGCTACAATTGGCTCCAATAGAGAGCATCATGCTGGAAACATTAGAGatttggcagcaacaataagacctctggtttttgtattttgccttcCAAATAAAAGTATGTGGTGAAATGTTATATACATTCGGCAGCATCAATAACGGTACATGCACACTTATTCGTGATGGGGGCTATGGctcaattcatttcaatgaagGAAAGCGCGGAGAGCGAGTGGCTTGTTGGGCAATGCATGGGATCCATGGGCGGCACAGAAAAGTTCAGATCTCCCAACTTTATGCTAATCACTTATATTACATATAATGCcattattagctagctagtcacATTAGCTAACAAGCTACCTTATTCTAGCTAGCTGTTTTTTTAACTAACTAGCTAGTTATAATCAAACATTGACACACAATGTAACTGCTGTTATGGTGCTAGCACGCCCACAAGCAATGCACTCTGGGTGATGCTAGCGGTGGGTATGTGAAATGTCACGAACTGTGTGAACGTACCGTAAGTGGGAAAAAAATACTAAgcaaaattactatttaaattatACTTTACATAAGGTGAAAAATATTATAGGGTGGAGCACATTGAAAAATGGTTAGAGCATAAGTAAtttaatgtagagaacatatctaatatttaaaaaatcctattttgattATATCactgttgttaatttgcttggAGAGGAATGGGGTTTAAAATCCAACCACACTATATTTAGCAATATATCTATATTGCTTCATTAGTTAGTAGCTAGATGCTTTTATTTGGCATCTGGGAGgcaattcatgaacagttttagagaatggttcattgagggggagtacttaggttattattagggaatgatgttaaagtattgtcaaataatgttatgaaaataaagttgacaagcaagattggtgtacagggaggacaTTCTTGCAATACATTAAAACACTTTTGTAGGATTTCATGTTTCAAGGCTCGTGTCATTGATGTTGGTATACACCCCCTCACCACCTGTTGTTGGGGGGAAAAGTAGGTGAAACacttacaatatattttttacctttttgAAGTGAGTGGCAGATTGCACCTTCCTGACAGGCTGCATAAGGGCATCTCTGACGATGATGCTGATGTCAGCACCAGAGTACCCCGCTGTCTTTTTGCCCAAAGAAACAAAGTCAGAATCGTTGAGGGAGGTGAGAGTGGAGCCCAGGTGGAGCCTGAACATGAAGGAACGGGCATGTTCCTCTGGTAGGGGGATGTAAATCCTCTTCTCAAACCTGGCAAGAACAGGAAGGGGCAGAAGTATGAGTTGTAAACAATGTCTCAGACACACTCGGGGGAAAAAACACGCTGTGTCATCCCTTCCACTACATTCAGCTACAGGACAGACATCAATcccaacaaaaacataaaaagcagTTTCAGTTCTCACTTTAGTGTGTTCACATTACATCGAATTAAGTTAAATCTGAGAGGTTTCTGTTAGTGCACATTTAATGGCTTTATGTTCCACATTCAAGAATCCAACGAAGTGTAGGTAGATAGTGACAGACATGTCAAGTTACACCCTTATTAAAATACCGTCGTCTGATGGCAGAGTCCAAGGTCCATGGGATGTTGGTGGCCCCCAGCACTAGTACGCCATCATTGTTGGTCCCCACTCCCTGCATCTGAACCAGGAACTCGGTCTTGATGCGGCGAGCGGCCTCGCTCTCATTCTCGCTCCGGGAGCCACACAGTGAGTCGATCTCATCTATGAAGATTATAGAGGGCTTGTGCTCCCGGGCAAGGGAGAATAAGTTCTTCACCAATCTGAAAATTAGAGGGGAAAAAGCATTGAAAAATCATTGGGGCAATATTTTTCCCCAGTTCAACACGTTCAGGTGCTGTCCTGGAAACAGATTAAAACGATACTTTAGTAGTAAGGGATTTTTTATCATTTGATCATTGTTGGGAACCACGTATGCATGCCACCCACTACTGTGTACACCAACTAACCCTTGTACGCACTCATTTGCGTACTATTTGTGGTTTTACCTTCAAAACCGCTAGAGCCCTCCACAGTATTTACAAATAAACCCCATCGGCTTCCTGGATTATGAGTAAAAACTCACTTTTCACTCTCCCCCAGCCACTTTGACACCAGAtcagaggaggagatggagaaaaagGTGGAGTTATTAGCCTCCGTGGCAACAGCTTTAGCCAGATAAGACTTTCCTGTACCAGGAGGACCAAAGAGTAGGATCCCCCTCCACGGAGTCCTTTTGCCTATGAGAAACAGGTACGTTTGAGTTGGGAGGGGTTGGGAATTACAGGATTATATAATATGGTGTATGTCAGTTCTACAATCAAACACATTAGTTGCCAACAGGGGATCATTCAGCATATTCTTCATACAATCAGGTATTAGCTTTCATAATTTATTCCACTGAGATCTAAGGCAGTAAGACTACATTACCTGTGAAAAGATGTGGGAATTTTATAGGCAAAATAACAGCTTCTTTGAGGGCCTCTTTGGCTCCCTCTAACCCAGCAACATCATTCCACTTGATATTTGGCTTTTCCATGACAATAGCCCCTGAAAATTTAAATCCAGTATAAGGGAATTAATGATTTTACTGTAAAGGGACACTGATcagatacatttatattaaaacataatacacatttattaCACAGCTGAAAATGAGATGGTAGGACAAAAAAGTGGAACTAAGCAAAATAACCTTTGACTCTACATTGAGACAGAGCATTGGGgtattatataaaaacaaaatcaaaatacACTATGTCGCGAACATGCAACTAACCTGAAAGCTGATTCTGAAACTTCTTTTTTTCCGGGTCGTCTCCTTCATCACTCTCATTCCTGTAAAATAATAACTAATCTTAATTAGTCTGAAAAGCGCAAGTATATCGGGTTCAAAAACAACTTTGGAGAACAGTAGCTACATTGACTAATCACATTCCCAGATTCCACATTACTGTGTATATCCACAGGCTAAACCCAACCCATAAACACACGCCTCAGTGCCCACACACCCTTTGTCAGCTTGGGACTCCTTCACAGGCTTGGCAGGTGGagccttctctttctttttcaggtACTCTTTGAGCGTCTCTGCTCTGTCCAAGTACTCAGCACACTTGGCCCTGATGCTCTGTTTGGCCTTGTCTCCCTGGGTGTCATCTGACAGTGGAGTAATGGAAGAATTATTAAATACAGACTCATACAAAATCTCTTTCTATTCataaaatgaatgaacataGAAATTACAGTAACTGCCCCTGGACTATTTGAAATGCTATGTTAAGGAAAAATAATGCATTCTGCTGACAACTACAAGTGCATAGTTAACAGAGGACATACAGGGTCCAATAGTTTAACCCAAATACCCTTAACCTAATGACAGAAGTAAAATGCCCCATTAGCATTTAACAGAAAGAGGTGGTGATACAAAAAAGCTAAACATAAATCAACTGACTACAACTCAGAGGAAAGCACAAACTATgcaaatgtcaatttttttaaaaagcttACATTTTACTACGTGTAGGAAGTACTGAACAGCGTGTTGGTACAGACGTAGGGCTTCTTCGTAGTTCTGAGCTTTATCCTCCTGGGCAGCCTTACTGGCCAGGTCTATGGCtttctgtaaaaatataaatgagaAAGTTATTAAAGTGCAGACAcaataaaaactatttaaagAGCATTAGTTGCTAGATACGATTGATATTGACAATCAGAATGACCTGACAATCTAAAAAGCTATGGTATGTTACAGCGCTGTTTATCAACAAGTAACATGTACGGCGTTACAGCTGTAACTATGTCGAAGTTCAATTAATTTAAGTGCATGGTCTATTAAtttaaccattttaaaatgttcaccgaTATGATGTAGTTTCCCTTCCTACAAAAGGTAGACTGCAAGGAAGAAAATAAAAGCTAGTTAAGTTAGCTAGTCAATATTTTGACAGTTATGAAGACAGTTATTGTTGATGGTAACTAGCTTGGACTGGAAAGCTAGTATCAGGCGTATCAACAATCAGCTCAAGAAACTAGTTACAACACCTACTTTTTGATAGACATATAACGTTAACTAGCTACTTCAAATATCATTCATGGTAACTATATTTATAATGTCAACTGAGCTAGTTCCTAGTAGTAGAAAATGTTCAAACTATCACGTTTCAGATAAAATTAATTAGGGTGTTGTTAGCTACATTAGCTAAATATTTGAGGATGACTACTCAAATCAGCGAACTCGGAAGTACAGTAGGACAAGtaacaaaatacaacaaaggctAATTTAGCGAGCTAAAATAGCATAGCCCAACCAGATTACTCCAGCTAGCTAACTTCATAGCGAACCTAGCCGTGCAGCAACATTAGTAGTAGTATAACGCCGAGCTGGTCACTTTTCAAAGCAAGTTACTCAACGAATTTAATCACTGTACCGTAGCTAGCGCACATAGAtgtgtgttttttaatgttgctgATCTAGAAAGCTACGTTCGCTTGCGAGCTAAAGACGGTCGTTTGTATTTAGCTAGCTTTCCCAACTTACCTGTAAATTGTTGTTGGCAGCCATAACATATGGGCTGATGACAAACAAATGCAATGTAGTAATATTAAGCAGCAGCAAAATAGTCCCGTTGCTCGCTAATTATTCAAACTGTATTACTTTAAAAAATGCACTTGTTTTCGATGTTGTGATCGTGGAATAACACTAAACTCgctaggtaaaaaaaaatatacacttcCGCGTTATCAGGCGACAAGTTAATTTCCGTATAATCCCACGTGACAATGACGCACCTACTATGTCTGAGATATTTTGCAATTATTTGCTACAAGGCGAGTCAAATGTTTAGGATTATGATTATGTTAACAGGTGAAGAATGAAGCGCATACACACCATCTCGCGTATCCTGCGTACGAGTATATCATTTCAATGGTCGGTCAAACATATGCAAGTACAGCATGTTGACATGTTCTGGGACTATTTAGAATGAAATGTAAACCTCTTTCTTTTCAAGATACTCTTGCAGTTCTTCCACTCTGTCCAGGTACAATTTACAGTTGTCCCTGATCTTCTGGTTGCCTTCTTTACCTTGTGGTTCACCTAATGAGAGGAAGATAAGTTGTCAGGTATTGATGGACCTGAGATCAAATACAACAATGaaccttaaataaaatgtctaatacCATCATTATGCTTTTAAAAGGACAAGACAtcgttttgtgtgtttcttttttaatcgTGTTCATGGTGTTTATCTTGTTTGCACTGCAATTTCATTGTTTATTGGTAACTGGCAATACAGTGGCAGTTAGTTTATGAGCAAGTCTACCATGGTGCTCAAGTAGTAATGCCAAGACAGTCTTTTGGTATTCACatggttataaaaaaaatatatatatgaaaagcTGACAGAAGTACAACCGTATGTTCTTGTGGTACCATGCCacaactgttttcatttgtcaGGAGGCCTTTATGCATCTAAAGCAGAGTCCTTTGAGGTGACCATCCATAGATGCTTAGTAGATCAATGTTCCCCTCTAGAGATGCCTGAACATCTTGTGAAAGTATTGGTTCTATGAGATAAGGAATCCATTAATATAAATTGTTTCCAAggtgaaaccaatatgtacacaaagaCCCTCAAATAAATGGGAAGAATGTATCATTTAACCTACCTCATAGTAATTAATGATTAATTAATGATTTTaagtccaaacttttgaaatgGACATTGTAGATTAAGTGTAATTGTAGTATTCAAccttaaaataataatcttaaTGCTATAGATATCTTAATTTTCTCACTCATGTGTTCCTGCTATGAGGTGTATACTTTCAGAAGCAAACAATCTGAGAATACTGAACCATACCAAATCCTCCAGGGTCCATTGGTGTCATTTGTTCTTACTTGTGGACTCTCgtcttcagctcaccccacagtTTGTTGATGGGATTTAGGTCAGGTGCCATCCAAATAACTTGTTTGCATGGAGGTGGCAtctaattgtagttttggaAGTTTAAAATAAACTCCTGGCAAGTTTATTTTACAGGACTTGCTTAATTTACATATACATATCTGctaaattatgacattttgtcTCATTTCACTTGTTTGTTCTCTGACCTTCCCCATGGTGATAAATTGATATGCATCCAATGTCACTGGACAACACTTCACCTTGGACAAGGACAATGACaaggagtttctcagaaaaGTGGAATTTAATTGACAGGCCAAGTCAGTCATCCAACAGGAATCCAACAAGCATGCACTACACTTGGTGAAGAAAGGCTAAAGCTAAAAtgcccaacacaaacacagactccaTTACAGATCTGGCATAGAATGAATAGGGAAGACACCTGGTGTCATGTCCcagaatgcaaataatttacaatcATGTACTAAATATGATGACTATATTACTTCTAAATGGATTAATGGCAAGCTCTTTA encodes:
- the vps4b gene encoding vacuolar protein sorting-associated protein 4B isoform X2; this encodes MAANNNLQKAIDLASKAAQEDKAQNYEEALRLYQHAVQYFLHVVKYDTQGDKAKQSIRAKCAEYLDRAETLKEYLKKKEKAPPAKPVKESQADKGNESDEGDDPEKKKFQNQLSGAIVMEKPNIKWNDVAGLEGAKEALKEAVILPIKFPHLFTGKRTPWRGILLFGPPGTGKSYLAKAVATEANNSTFFSISSSDLVSKWLGESEKLVKNLFSLAREHKPSIIFIDEIDSLCGSRSENESEAARRIKTEFLVQMQGVGTNNDGVLVLGATNIPWTLDSAIRRRFEKRIYIPLPEEHARSFMFRLHLGSTLTSLNDSDFVSLGKKTAGYSGADISIIVRDALMQPVRKVQSATHFKKVRGPSRDDPNILVDDLLTPCSPGDPNAIEMNWMDVPGEKLSEPVVSMSDMLRSLTNTKPTVNEQDLEKLKKFTEDFGQEG
- the vps4b gene encoding vacuolar protein sorting-associated protein 4B isoform X1, coding for MEPTNLQKAIAVAQKASQEDQAGNYEEAIKSYQHAVKFFLHVIKREPQGKEGNQKIRDNCKLYLDRVEELQEYLEKKEKAIDLASKAAQEDKAQNYEEALRLYQHAVQYFLHVVKYDTQGDKAKQSIRAKCAEYLDRAETLKEYLKKKEKAPPAKPVKESQADKGNESDEGDDPEKKKFQNQLSGAIVMEKPNIKWNDVAGLEGAKEALKEAVILPIKFPHLFTGKRTPWRGILLFGPPGTGKSYLAKAVATEANNSTFFSISSSDLVSKWLGESEKLVKNLFSLAREHKPSIIFIDEIDSLCGSRSENESEAARRIKTEFLVQMQGVGTNNDGVLVLGATNIPWTLDSAIRRRFEKRIYIPLPEEHARSFMFRLHLGSTLTSLNDSDFVSLGKKTAGYSGADISIIVRDALMQPVRKVQSATHFKKVRGPSRDDPNILVDDLLTPCSPGDPNAIEMNWMDVPGEKLSEPVVSMSDMLRSLTNTKPTVNEQDLEKLKKFTEDFGQEG